A window from Kovacikia minuta CCNUW1 encodes these proteins:
- the aqpZ gene encoding aquaporin Z produces MPLVTKLVAEFIGTFWLVLGGCGSAVLAAGFPYAAEPLKNANFFGIGFLGVALAFGLTVLTGAYAFGHISGGHFNPAVSFGLWAGKRFPASDLLPYIIAQVLGAIVAAGVVYLIASGRADGFVLSGSNPLATNGFAAHSPGGYSLLAAFVTELVLTFIFLLVILGTTDGRAPAGFAPLAIGFTLTLIHLISIPVTNTSVNPARSLGPALFVGGEVLGQVWLFWIAPILGGLLAGWVYNTVFEAPVRRTEREAAGRY; encoded by the coding sequence ATGCCCCTTGTTACAAAGCTTGTTGCAGAATTTATTGGCACTTTTTGGCTCGTTTTGGGTGGATGCGGCAGTGCCGTTTTGGCTGCTGGTTTTCCCTACGCGGCTGAACCCCTCAAAAATGCTAACTTCTTCGGCATTGGGTTTCTAGGAGTTGCTTTAGCATTTGGTTTAACCGTGTTGACCGGTGCTTACGCATTTGGTCATATCTCAGGGGGACATTTTAACCCCGCTGTTTCATTTGGATTGTGGGCAGGCAAGCGCTTTCCAGCGTCCGATTTGCTTCCTTACATCATCGCGCAGGTATTGGGTGCCATTGTCGCTGCTGGAGTCGTCTATTTAATTGCCAGCGGTCGAGCCGATGGGTTTGTCCTTAGTGGTTCAAACCCCCTGGCAACTAACGGTTTTGCTGCCCATTCTCCTGGTGGTTACTCCCTGCTGGCCGCCTTCGTGACGGAGCTTGTGCTGACGTTTATCTTTTTGCTGGTGATTTTGGGTACGACGGATGGACGTGCCCCCGCGGGTTTCGCTCCCCTGGCGATCGGGTTCACCCTGACGCTGATTCACCTGATCAGCATTCCTGTAACCAATACTTCAGTCAACCCTGCTCGGAGTCTTGGTCCAGCCCTGTTTGTCGGAGGAGAAGTGTTGGGTCAAGTTTGGCTATTTTGGATTGCACCCATTCTAGGAGGGTTACTGGCTGGCTGGGTCTACAATACTGTTTTTGAAGCGCCTGTTCGCAGAACAGAGCGTGAGGCTGCTGGTCGTTATTAA
- a CDS encoding geranylgeranylglycerol-phosphate geranylgeranyltransferase — translation MATTSSSPNSVGGRGLVHAFAHLFRLPVPILAALAGCATLHALNPTAPWQHYSLLATVLACMYAAACVINDYWDVEKDRIDHPERPLPSGQILLPQAYWIAVLLFAAALIAAVPLGVYSLLLVAIATVLLWYYSHILTYSGILGNGIVAAIVAALIFLGSLVAHRPFAMLYPTGFLFCYSLAKEIIWDIHDAVGDRQQGVITLANRWGDQAAFGVAWGLIIILLSSIPIALFSIPMTHPLLFAGFSAGTLLSLAIALLHYQHQRSETAYQKFIHLERLSMLLGVMGLLGAAPCR, via the coding sequence ATGGCTACGACATCCTCCTCTCCCAACTCTGTGGGCGGAAGGGGGTTGGTTCACGCTTTTGCCCACCTGTTTCGGTTGCCAGTTCCTATCCTTGCAGCGTTAGCTGGTTGTGCCACCCTGCATGCCCTCAATCCAACCGCCCCCTGGCAGCACTATTCGTTATTAGCAACGGTGCTGGCTTGTATGTATGCCGCGGCTTGTGTGATCAACGACTATTGGGATGTTGAGAAAGATCGGATTGACCACCCTGAACGTCCACTACCCTCCGGTCAAATTTTGCTGCCGCAGGCTTACTGGATTGCTGTTCTTTTGTTTGCCGCAGCGCTGATTGCCGCAGTTCCTTTGGGAGTTTACTCCTTATTGCTGGTGGCGATCGCCACTGTATTGCTGTGGTATTACTCCCATATCCTGACGTACAGCGGCATTTTGGGAAATGGGATTGTTGCTGCGATCGTCGCCGCCCTGATCTTTCTGGGCAGCCTGGTTGCCCATCGACCTTTTGCCATGCTTTACCCGACTGGATTCCTGTTCTGTTATAGCTTGGCAAAAGAAATTATCTGGGATATCCACGATGCGGTGGGAGATCGACAGCAGGGGGTGATCACCCTTGCCAATCGCTGGGGTGATCAGGCTGCTTTCGGTGTGGCATGGGGATTGATCATAATCTTGCTAAGCTCAATTCCGATCGCGCTATTTTCCATCCCAATGACCCACCCACTCTTGTTTGCAGGTTTTTCTGCTGGAACCTTACTCAGTCTGGCGATCGCCCTACTGCACTATCAACACCAACGAAGCGAAACCGCTTACCAAAAATTTATCCACCTGGAAAGGCTGAGTATGCTGCTGGGTGTGATGGGATTGTTAGGAGCAGCACCCTGTAGATAG
- a CDS encoding surface-adhesin E family protein, whose amino-acid sequence MQRLLPWLIPGLILFPASTVLAADWVIVTTNSVGDQFFVDKSSIRRNADTIRYWEYRKFPQPNNAFLEETVSQPVYGTVIHWSVDCQSQVQRLRQVTAYNQDRQVIQKFSYGDSGSLAQPKAGSSAQKVVEYVCRSPEQ is encoded by the coding sequence ATGCAGCGACTCCTTCCCTGGTTGATTCCCGGCTTAATTCTCTTTCCGGCTTCCACTGTTCTGGCAGCAGACTGGGTGATTGTGACCACCAATTCCGTTGGAGACCAGTTTTTTGTCGATAAAAGTTCGATTCGCCGGAATGCGGACACCATTCGCTACTGGGAATACCGAAAATTTCCCCAACCCAATAATGCTTTTTTAGAAGAAACCGTCAGTCAACCGGTCTACGGCACCGTAATTCATTGGTCGGTTGACTGTCAAAGCCAGGTGCAGCGTTTGAGACAGGTGACTGCCTACAACCAGGACAGACAGGTGATTCAAAAATTTAGCTATGGAGATTCAGGGAGTCTGGCTCAACCCAAAGCAGGGAGCAGTGCCCAAAAGGTTGTGGAGTATGTTTGTCGATCGCCAGAACAGTAA
- a CDS encoding PadR family transcriptional regulator has product MTLKEIYQFFQTQPPFYLNQELSACYVLSVLLQGDSYGTELVERVEREYPPYRLSDTVLYKALKFLEQEAVIAGYWKKTEGRGRPRRMYYICPDMQEKAVSLARLWQEYSSNTDAKKIATVPANG; this is encoded by the coding sequence ATGACGCTTAAAGAAATTTACCAATTCTTCCAGACCCAGCCTCCCTTCTATCTCAATCAGGAACTCAGTGCATGTTATGTTTTGTCGGTTCTCTTGCAGGGGGACTCCTATGGCACAGAGTTGGTCGAACGAGTTGAGCGCGAGTATCCTCCCTATCGCCTATCGGACACCGTTCTTTATAAAGCTCTTAAATTCTTAGAGCAGGAAGCAGTAATTGCGGGCTACTGGAAAAAGACTGAAGGACGGGGACGCCCCCGACGGATGTATTACATTTGTCCTGACATGCAGGAGAAGGCTGTTTCCCTGGCACGCCTGTGGCAGGAGTACAGCAGCAATACAGACGCCAAAAAGATTGCCACCGTACCTGCTAATGGGTGA
- a CDS encoding peptidoglycan-binding domain-containing protein, translating into MLVQTITQSKVLSIAFPTLAQDDYGLEVAVLQRLLILYGYLARTVVNGIFESDTDDAVRQFQHDNGLFEDGIVGPHTWSALADLD; encoded by the coding sequence ATGCTTGTTCAAACAATTACCCAATCCAAAGTTCTATCCATTGCTTTTCCAACCCTTGCTCAAGACGATTACGGGTTGGAAGTCGCCGTTCTACAGCGGTTGCTGATCCTGTATGGGTACCTTGCCAGAACGGTTGTGAATGGCATTTTTGAATCAGATACGGACGATGCTGTCAGACAGTTCCAGCATGATAACGGACTGTTTGAGGATGGGATTGTCGGCCCCCATACCTGGTCTGCTTTAGCTGATTTAGACTAA
- a CDS encoding ARC6/PARC6 family protein, which translates to MRLRLTGLIVGLGLGCGVGVLPVQAQFSNVQVGAFVEALRRAAPQTGRANDGLYSDWQVQAQNIPRWSKSCIGRALTPAQFEADPGTARSVITCVARDVLRDEYRASGNNPAVAVRRAASWWMTGDPNRYNSGDTATYTQRVLNLYQQQGKPNPSGSAPAQPQAQAQTQSQTKTVPYDRYMVAGYEATKRKDHATALLYFKRALDERPEDSYAAQAIRNVESYLKPNQSQAPAPKAQATATTAPITQQQAVELVNQWLQAKTDIFAPPFDQKRVGDFSTGELYASLIRPDGVLDWLKKNQAYYRYGVQKVDSVERFVASRDRATIELNITEDRTLYRNGTVDPRHTDFSAKQTRYSLELVEGRWKIADYKTIDGLLLERSVLDASSNRR; encoded by the coding sequence ATGCGGTTACGACTCACTGGACTGATAGTTGGATTGGGATTGGGCTGTGGAGTGGGCGTACTACCCGTCCAGGCACAATTCTCGAATGTTCAGGTGGGGGCATTTGTCGAAGCATTGCGTCGGGCAGCTCCCCAAACTGGGCGGGCAAACGATGGCTTGTACAGCGATTGGCAGGTGCAAGCCCAAAATATTCCCCGCTGGTCTAAGTCCTGCATTGGGAGGGCGCTAACCCCAGCGCAATTTGAAGCCGACCCAGGCACGGCCCGAAGTGTCATTACCTGTGTGGCAAGGGATGTGTTGCGCGATGAGTACCGGGCGAGTGGCAATAATCCAGCAGTGGCAGTGCGCCGGGCAGCGTCCTGGTGGATGACGGGTGACCCGAATCGGTATAACAGTGGGGACACGGCGACCTACACTCAACGCGTGCTGAATCTTTATCAGCAGCAGGGAAAGCCAAATCCTTCAGGATCAGCTCCGGCTCAGCCTCAGGCTCAAGCCCAGACGCAGAGTCAGACGAAAACGGTTCCCTACGATCGCTATATGGTGGCAGGTTACGAGGCAACAAAGCGGAAAGATCACGCAACCGCATTGCTTTACTTCAAGCGAGCATTGGACGAGCGCCCGGAGGACTCCTATGCTGCCCAGGCGATTCGAAATGTTGAATCTTACCTGAAACCCAACCAGAGCCAGGCTCCAGCGCCGAAAGCCCAGGCAACTGCAACAACTGCACCCATTACCCAACAGCAGGCAGTGGAACTGGTTAATCAATGGCTGCAAGCAAAAACAGATATCTTTGCGCCCCCCTTCGACCAGAAGCGTGTGGGAGATTTTTCAACTGGGGAACTGTATGCTTCCCTGATTAGACCGGATGGAGTGCTGGACTGGCTGAAGAAGAACCAGGCCTATTACCGCTATGGGGTTCAAAAGGTGGATTCGGTCGAACGATTTGTTGCCAGTCGCGATCGGGCAACGATCGAACTCAACATCACAGAAGACCGTACCCTTTACCGAAATGGCACCGTAGATCCACGCCATACCGACTTTTCTGCCAAACAAACCCGCTACAGCCTGGAACTGGTAGAGGGACGCTGGAAGATTGCTGACTATAAAACGATCGATGGCTTGTTGTTAGAGCGATCGGTTTTAGATGCCTCCTCAAATCGCAGGTAA